The nucleotide sequence cgtacACGTGACGACGGCACCCCAgcgccggcgacctcgccttcctcctcgccaatcccccttccacccctacaacctacGAGCTAGACCCGGTAGGATCTCAGATCCTATCAGATCCTTTGAGAGACTTGAGAGCACTGAGGATTTTAGGTGCAATCAGCGGCTCAGCGCACCACACCTTTAGTTCAACATTCAAAAAGTTAAGGAAAACATCTATTTTTTTCCTACATGCATCTACCATGAAATGAAAAATCAGATCCAAATTCAATCCTCTCACTACGaaacaataaagaaaaaaattgactaagcatagtactccctccttatGATTATCTATGGCGCGTAAACTTTTGGCAGAAAAATTAGCATGCAGATGGTCATTGCTGAACCGCACAGTTATAGACGATATCCTGTAACAAACGTGGTTGTCCGGTCCATGAAAATAGCAAACAGGGTGGCTCTAGAGGAGAAATTGCACGGGAAGAGCTAGACAAGGTGGGCTCTGTCTAACCGCAACGTAGAGATCCAAATCTGGCTTTACTGTACGGGAGAGAATACCGTGTGTTGGGAGGCAGAAGGTAGAGTTCCAAATCTGCCTTACATTTTCGGCTTTTTTAGAGAAGTTTATGTGCCGAAGATTTTGGGAAGTGGGGAGTACTAGATAGCACCAGAACATTGTTTCATTTCAGATTTGGAAATATTCACTGCTGAATTTGTCCCTTTTGGTCTTTGATGTGTGGGTAAAATTTTGACCTGAAATTGTATGGCATGTTTACATGCATGTTGTCTGAATGTTGTCAAGTCATTTCAGAGGTTTGCATACCATTATATGGTAAACTATAGAACTTGGTGCACAAGTCCACATCAGCGCCTTAGTGCATACAACCCACTGCCTGACTTGGAGCCATGTAGCAAATTTCCAACTGCTTATTTCAATATTGTTTGCTATACATGTCTTGACCTTGGATCAGTATATTACTGTAAACTTGTAACATAATATGGCAAAGACAATCACGAGCACTAAATACAGCCGGTGATAGTAATTGCTCGGTGGAGATTAAACCACTATCTGCCATTTAAGCCTGCAATATTGTTCATTTGATGATTTTTCTGGCCATCGACATTCAGATGGACACAGAAAGATAAACATACAGGACAACGTCCAAATATAAGTACATAGAGATGAATGTCTTGAAAGCAGAAGGGATGTACCTGTCTTGGTTTGGCAATAAGATTTACTGGCTCTTCCACATCACTAGCCGCATCCCCTTCATCAACATGATCATTGCCCAGGTCATCATTGTCCCAAGGTCTGGATGGCATAAAGTCATCGCTGTTGTCCCTTGAATCATCTATAAGGAGGTCAAAGGCACCGTGGACCATTGTGCCAGATAAGTGATGTCAGAAAAAATAACAAAATCACATCAACAGAAATATAGGCAAATAGTACTCATGAAGGCATAACCTAGTATGAGCTGCAGGCTTCGTTTCGCATTGCGGCGGATTCTGATAAATGGGATCATCTAGCCAGATTTTATCAAAATTATCATTTTCTTGACAATTTTTTTTAACTTTTGAGGCTATTTTTCTGCAGCAGATTATAAAATAATTTGCTGGAAATAGCCTCTTCCAGAAAtgcagggaaaggctgcgtacaaaagacaaagtggtcggacccttccccggaccctgcgcaagcaggAGATACGTGCACCGGGCTACCatttttttagattacaaaaatcaACTGTAAGCTGAGACATACTGCTAACGGAATGCTACCCAACATCAATGTTCATAACAGATTAAATCTTTCCCGGATTGTGTAAATAGAGCAATAAAGTCTTTAATCAAAACCAGCAAGTCCAGAAAGAAGTACAATGATGCAATATGATACGCGAGGAACAACAATTTTAACTTGTAAAGACACATATAgtataaatagaaagaaaaaaagtaAACCTATTGTTTTCAAGCTTCCATTTTTGCAGGTCCAGAAAGAAGTACAATAGAGTGTTAAGCAGGTAGAGGAAATCTTCAATTCAAATAAGAATGCGAGAATGTAACAAAACTTACCAAGTGGTTTTCTTCTTCTCTGAGCCAGACACTGCAAAAAAAGGCGCACAGTTATTACAGCCGATCCTAGGCCCGTATCAAGAATAATTTTCATGAAAGTAAGCATTACCAAAATATCTGGAAGAAGAAATAATTTAACAAGGCTTTCGGGTTGGTAATGACAATCCTCTGGAAGTTTATTGTTGCAGCTACCCTTATTTGCAGGCAGCAACAATGATTTTGGGTTCTTGGGAGGTGCAAAAACATTTGCCTTCTCATGTTCCAATGCTTTGGTGAAATCAATATCAGGCTCCtgtttgcctttcttcttctttgaCTTTTTTGCTACTTCCAAATCACCAGAAGAAGTTTGGGCAGGCTCCAGATCTAGACAATGGTAAACTCAGTATTAAATAAGCTAGTTTGAAATGGAATCAAAATAGGACTGGCCAGGGTTTACCTCTAAGTTTTCGATATTTCCAATGCTCGGGTCCAGCCCAAGCATTTGTTTTGGAAGAGAATCCCGCACCGAGTGACAACAAATCTGCAATTTTCTCGAGCCTTTCATCCACATCAGGACCGTCTGGACCCTGGAAAGTGTACTCATAGTCATCGGTTCCCTGTATACCAATACACATCAAGACAACAAATTTGTAGAATCAGGTTTGGAACTTTGAACCTGTAACAAACTATAACTGTTCTTTTGTACTACCTTGGATGTGGGTATTGTTCTAATAGAAGAGAAATAGCAATACTCAGTTGTAGGCAGCAGATTATAACAACAAAAGAAATGCTTGAGGTACAAGATACAAAATGTAAATCAATAATTCTACCCTATGACTAATTGACTTTTCCTCATATGCCTTCAAATACTCCCTCGTTTCAAAAGATATCGTTTGGGAGTTGGACATTGGAGTTAAGAGTGTGAGTGAGATGTCCATGTTACCCTTCAGTTATTTTCATGCCTTTATCATTTTTATCACCAAGGAATTAAATTGCCTCTTTTTCTTCCTAAAAGCAAGGCACGGAAGCACAAGAAGTCAAGAAGGATTAATTAACTCTTTTCTTGATGGCATTGATGAAGCGATAAACTGGAACACCGTCACTAAAGTTGTGTTGGAAGTTTAGAAAGACCAGTATTCTGAGGAAAGTTCGAGAGGCTAAGAGGATTtctattgtggaatggagggagtgcaTGGATAAGTACATAACAGATAGATCCCTAACCAGGTAGTAACTATTTTTCTGAAGGACCATGTCTCAATTTTGTCTAGTTTACAAGTACCTCTTCATACTTTGTTGAGTTGAAATTCATTGGGTTGCAGTTTTCATCATAGTTTAGAAAGACCAGTATTTCTGAGGAAAGTTCGAGAGGCTAAGAGGATTtctattgtggaatggagggagtgcaTGGATAAGTACATAACAGATAGATCCCTAACCAGGTAGTAACTATTTTCTGAAGGACCATGTCTCAATTTTGTCTAGTTTACAAGTACCTCTTCATAGTTTGTTGAGTTGAAATTCATTGGGTTGCAGTTTTCATCATATGCACTGTCCTGATCATCACAACCACCAAAATCCCAAGTTCCACAATCAGGTGGCATGCTGTCATCATTACTGTCAACCACCTGATCTTCCATCACCAGCATTTGCCCGGAAGATGCATCATGTGATGGCCTTTTATTCTCTTCATCAAACTGAGCCACGATATCCCTCAAGGTAGGAGAGATGTCATTGGATAGAGGCATGTGAACTATCATTTGCTCAATTTGTTCTGTCAAAGAGTAGTAGCGACTCACTGAAATCCCATTGGAAGCAACATGTAAAGAGCATACACAGCAGAGCGACAAACTGATATTACCTTTAGCAAATGAAAGATCAATCACCTCAGCCTTCTCAGGATCAGATAAGATGCATTTGTCTGGCGCTTCAAACGAATCAAAAAGCACACAACAACTGCCATATACTCCAAGATTATACAATAAGAGCCCCTTTGCTCCACCTTCATCAAACTGAGCAGTGGTCTGATGGTATAGAGGATCCACCGTGAAGGCAGCTATAATTGCAAATAAAATGACCTTGTAGTTTCAGCCACATTATAGAATTAATAAATTCCACAGAAGCACAATGAGAAAAGGCTTGAAACATACCATCAAACTTCTTCACATTAAGAGCCTCAAACGAGGACTCCAGCGTCGAAGCAGGTGAAATCTGCATAGCCGAAACAGCATTGGAAAGATAAAGAACAAGTGAAGTACAGGTAGTGAAAAATCGTATTAAAGAAATGTACCCTCCTATCATCATCCTTTTTGTTGACGCCTTCTTCTTGTGCAGGCTCTGCATCGCCACCTTCTCCCAAATCTTGTTACAATTTCCAAATCAAAACACTGTAATGTAGTTGTGTAGCTTATATTTTTCTATGGTTATTAAACTTGCAACTATGAACACAAAGCTAAGTTTATGACAATAGTAAACAGATAGGAAATTCACAACAATAGTCATATAACAATATAAAAAAAAGATGTACCAAACCAGACCTACGTCATTCTCAGAAGGTCGATGCCTCATGCAAAGTGCACACTCGTGTAAACCAGTGTAACATGGTAATGTAGCA is from Triticum aestivum cultivar Chinese Spring chromosome 3A, IWGSC CS RefSeq v2.1, whole genome shotgun sequence and encodes:
- the LOC123061286 gene encoding condensin complex subunit 2 isoform X2, with the translated sequence MPPAEDASAAAPPQAPTPPRARGMAVGSRLLLQSPPPAFPLGSNDDQLERARARAMARAASVRRRSLAASLAPKTPHPNLLNRDEVMDLFHNCIKLASENKINQKNTWELGLIDHLSEIIHAGEEEDDETNFQKASCTLEAGVKIYSLRVDSVHSEAYKVLGGINRAGRGEETDLGEGGDAEPAQEEGVNKKDDDRRISPASTLESSFEALNVKKFDAAFTVDPLYHQTTAQFDEGGAKGLLLYNLGVYGSCCVLFDSFEAPDKCILSDPEKAEVIDLSFAKEQIEQMIVHMPLSNDISPTLRDIVAQFDEENKRPSHDASSGQMLVMEDQVVDSNDDSMPPDCGTWDFGGCDDQDSAYDENCNPMNFNSTNYEEGTDDYEYTFQGPDGPDVDERLEKIADLLSLGAGFSSKTNAWAGPEHWKYRKLRDLEPAQTSSGDLEVAKKSKKKKGKQEPDIDFTKALEHEKANVFAPPKNPKSLLLPANKGSCNNKLPEDCHYQPESLVKLFLLPDILCLAQRRRKPLDDSRDNSDDFMPSRPWDNDDLGNDHVDEGDAASDVEEPVNLIAKPRQVNKIDVQYDKVSKQVDVHALKELLWNHIHTSAKTADLISCGKYLFRLDGL
- the LOC123061286 gene encoding condensin complex subunit 2 isoform X1 — translated: MPPAEDASAAAPPQAPTPPRARGMAVGSRLLLQSPPPAFPLGSNDDQLERARARAMARAASVRRRSLAASLAPKTPHPNLLNRDEVMDLFHNCIKLASENKINQKNTWELGLIDHLSEIIHAGEEEDDETNFQKASCTLEAGVKIYSLRVDSVHSEAYKVLGGINRAGRGEETDLGEGGDAEPAQEEGVNKKDDDRRISPASTLESSFEALNVKKFDAAFTVDPLYHQTTAQFDEGGAKGLLLYNLGVYGSCCVLFDSFEAPDKCILSDPEKAEVIDLSFAKEQIEQMIVHMPLSNDISPTLRDIVAQFDEENKRPSHDASSGQMLVMEDQVVDSNDDSMPPDCGTWDFGGCDDQDSAYDENCNPMNFNSTNYEEGTDDYEYTFQGPDGPDVDERLEKIADLLSLGAGFSSKTNAWAGPEHWKYRKLRDLEPAQTSSGDLEVAKKSKKKKGKQEPDIDFTKALEHEKANVFAPPKNPKSLLLPANKGSCNNKLPEDCHYQPESLVKLFLLPDILCLAQRRRKPLDDSRDNSDDFMPSRPWDNDDLGNDHVDEGDAASDVEEPVNLIAKPRQVNKIDVQYDKVSKQVDVHALKELLWNHIHTSAKTADLERDGIEPSLCLTKVLHDLPCSNRDVSTTEISPHLYFICLLHLANEHSLTLRDRPTLDEVDIYILISPLVK